From a region of the Erythrobacter neustonensis genome:
- a CDS encoding VOC family protein, which produces MTATRLALTTLVVPDYDAGIAFCVDGLGFDLIEDSDMGGGKRWVVVGGRGGGRLLLAKAASDAQSSAIGNQTGGRVAFFAHTDDFTGAHARLVEAGAKFHEEPRHEGYGTVAVFSDPFGNRWDLIEPKETGQ; this is translated from the coding sequence CCGCGACACGCCTTGCGCTGACGACGCTGGTGGTGCCCGATTACGATGCGGGCATCGCCTTTTGCGTGGACGGGCTCGGCTTCGACCTGATCGAGGACAGCGACATGGGCGGCGGCAAGCGCTGGGTCGTGGTCGGCGGCAGGGGCGGCGGGCGGCTGCTGCTTGCCAAGGCGGCAAGCGACGCGCAAAGCTCAGCGATCGGCAACCAGACCGGCGGGCGCGTGGCGTTTTTCGCGCACACCGACGATTTCACAGGCGCCCATGCACGGCTCGTCGAAGCAGGGGCGAAATTTCATGAAGAGCCGCGGCATGAAGGCTACGGCACGGTAGCAGTGTTCAGCGATCCTTTCGGCAATCGCTGGGACCTGATCGAACCGAAAGAAACGGGGCAATGA
- a CDS encoding enoyl-CoA hydratase-related protein — protein sequence MTYETITVETDARGTRGVTLLTINRPQALNALNSQVLADLIAAFAAYQADSTQLCAVLTGSGDKAFAAGADIKEMSEKASAEFYLDDFFALWTSEIVRKTRKPWIAAVNGFALGGGCELAMMADFIIASDKAKFGQPEIKLGVAPGMGGSQRLTRAIGKSKSMEMCLTGRMMGAEDAERSNLVARVVPHDDLIAETLKTAATIAAMPPMATIANKEMVNSAFEMTLDQGLIVERRIFQILTASEDKAEGMAAFIEKREGQWKGR from the coding sequence ATGACCTACGAAACAATCACCGTCGAAACCGACGCGCGCGGCACCAGGGGCGTCACGCTCCTGACGATCAACCGTCCGCAGGCGCTGAACGCGCTGAACTCGCAGGTGCTGGCCGATCTGATCGCTGCCTTTGCCGCCTATCAGGCCGACAGCACCCAGCTTTGCGCAGTGCTGACCGGGAGCGGCGACAAGGCCTTTGCGGCTGGCGCGGACATCAAGGAAATGAGCGAGAAGGCATCGGCGGAGTTCTATCTCGACGATTTCTTCGCCCTCTGGACCAGCGAGATCGTGCGCAAGACCCGCAAGCCGTGGATCGCCGCGGTGAACGGCTTTGCCTTGGGCGGCGGGTGCGAGCTGGCGATGATGGCGGATTTCATCATCGCATCCGACAAGGCGAAATTCGGCCAGCCCGAGATCAAGCTTGGCGTGGCGCCGGGCATGGGCGGCAGCCAGCGGTTGACCCGCGCGATCGGCAAGTCGAAGTCGATGGAGATGTGCCTCACCGGCCGGATGATGGGCGCCGAAGACGCCGAGCGCAGCAATCTGGTCGCCCGCGTGGTGCCGCATGACGACCTGATTGCCGAGACGCTCAAGACCGCCGCCACCATTGCCGCGATGCCGCCGATGGCAACCATCGCCAACAAGGAGATGGTGAATTCGGCCTTCGAAATGACGCTCGATCAGGGGCTGATCGTCGAACGGCGGATCTTCCAGATCCTGACCGCGAGCGAAGACAAGGCCGAGGGCATGGCCGCCTTCATCGAAAAGCGCGAAGGCCAGTGGAAGGGTCGCTGA
- a CDS encoding enoyl-CoA hydratase/isomerase family protein has protein sequence MTDDVLIRANGPIGHISLNRPKALHALTLPMCHAMSAALSEWADDDSIKAVILDHAEGRGFCAGGDIAFLRDSALNDGGVSGRKFFHDEYQLNHQMFTYGKPIVAFMDGITMGGGVGISMPAKYRVATENTRLAMPETGIGLFPDVGGGWYLSRLGQRLGQFLALTGARLDGSECLWTGLATHYVPHEMLEGLKARIHDHPDRIAGVLSEPVGTPPKARIEANADKIAKHFGSDEYEDILASLDAAADAGDTWAATERNTLGTKSPQTCKVALRQLAESAQLSDFADNMAMEYRIASRVLTRPDFAEGVRAVIVDKTGDPKWNPATPEEVTRDLIDAIFAPLPAGEEWKPLAN, from the coding sequence ATGACTGACGACGTTCTGATCCGCGCGAATGGCCCGATCGGCCATATCAGCCTCAATCGCCCCAAGGCGCTGCACGCGCTGACCCTGCCGATGTGCCACGCGATGAGCGCGGCGCTGAGCGAGTGGGCGGATGATGACAGCATCAAGGCGGTGATCCTCGATCATGCCGAGGGGCGCGGCTTCTGCGCCGGCGGCGACATCGCCTTTCTTCGCGATTCGGCGCTGAACGACGGCGGGGTTTCGGGCCGCAAGTTCTTCCACGACGAATACCAGTTGAACCACCAGATGTTCACCTATGGAAAGCCGATCGTCGCCTTCATGGACGGGATCACGATGGGCGGCGGCGTGGGTATCAGCATGCCCGCGAAATACCGTGTCGCGACCGAGAACACCCGGTTGGCGATGCCCGAAACCGGGATCGGCCTGTTTCCCGATGTCGGCGGCGGCTGGTATCTGTCGCGGCTCGGTCAGCGGTTGGGCCAGTTCCTCGCGCTTACCGGCGCGCGGCTCGACGGGTCTGAGTGCCTGTGGACCGGGCTTGCGACCCATTATGTCCCGCATGAAATGCTCGAAGGGTTGAAGGCGCGCATCCACGACCACCCTGACCGGATCGCGGGCGTGCTGAGCGAGCCGGTCGGCACGCCGCCCAAGGCCCGGATCGAAGCCAACGCCGACAAGATCGCCAAGCATTTCGGTTCGGACGAATACGAGGACATTCTCGCCAGTCTCGATGCTGCCGCGGACGCCGGCGACACCTGGGCCGCGACCGAGCGCAACACGCTGGGCACCAAGAGCCCGCAGACCTGCAAGGTCGCCCTGCGCCAGCTCGCCGAGAGTGCGCAGTTGAGCGACTTCGCGGACAACATGGCGATGGAATACCGCATCGCCAGCCGCGTGCTGACCCGCCCCGATTTCGCCGAAGGCGTGCGCGCGGTGATCGTCGACAAGACCGGCGACCCCAAATGGAACCCGGCCACGCCCGAAGAGGTCACGCGCGACCTGATCGACGCGATCTTCGCGCCGCTGCCGGCGGGTGAAGAGTGGAAGCCGCTCGCAAATTGA
- the mmsB gene encoding 3-hydroxyisobutyrate dehydrogenase — protein sequence MRIAFIGLGNMGGGMAANLVKAGHEVRAFDLSEAALAAAHGAGCATFATAREACQGAEAVVSMLPNGAIVRQVYIGDVIGHAPEGAILLDCSTIDVATAREVIEVTEQHGYQMVDAPVSGGIAAANGGTLTFMVGGSDEAFTRAEPILQAMGKAVIHAGQPGNGQAAKICNNMLLAIHMIGTCEAFAMAQKLGLDPQTFYDISSVSSGQNWSMTSYCPVPGVGPVTPADNGYQGGFAAGLMLKDLKLAIDAANTAGAKVALGDHARAIYEAYAEDHAGSDFSGIIRTM from the coding sequence ATGAGAATCGCCTTTATCGGCCTCGGCAACATGGGCGGCGGGATGGCCGCCAACCTTGTGAAAGCCGGCCACGAGGTCCGCGCCTTCGACCTCTCCGAGGCGGCGCTAGCCGCGGCGCACGGGGCAGGCTGCGCTACCTTTGCGACTGCCAGAGAGGCGTGCCAGGGTGCCGAGGCGGTTGTCTCGATGCTGCCCAATGGGGCTATCGTGCGGCAGGTCTACATTGGTGACGTGATCGGGCACGCCCCCGAGGGCGCGATCCTGCTCGACTGCTCGACGATCGATGTCGCCACCGCGCGCGAAGTAATCGAAGTGACCGAACAGCACGGCTATCAGATGGTCGATGCTCCGGTGTCGGGCGGGATCGCGGCGGCCAATGGCGGCACACTCACCTTCATGGTCGGTGGCAGCGATGAAGCCTTCACCCGCGCGGAGCCGATCTTGCAGGCGATGGGCAAGGCGGTGATCCACGCCGGGCAGCCGGGCAACGGGCAGGCGGCCAAGATCTGCAACAACATGCTGCTCGCGATCCACATGATCGGCACCTGCGAGGCCTTTGCCATGGCGCAGAAGCTGGGGCTCGATCCGCAGACGTTCTATGACATCTCCAGCGTCTCATCGGGCCAGAACTGGTCGATGACATCCTATTGCCCGGTCCCGGGCGTCGGCCCCGTCACCCCGGCGGACAACGGCTATCAGGGCGGGTTTGCTGCAGGCCTGATGCTCAAGGATCTGAAACTGGCGATCGACGCCGCAAACACCGCCGGTGCCAAGGTTGCCCTCGGCGACCATGCGCGCGCGATCTACGAGGCCTATGCCGAAGATCACGCGGGAAGCGATTTTTCCGGCATCATCCGCACGATGTAA